A stretch of the Coturnix japonica isolate 7356 chromosome 27, Coturnix japonica 2.1, whole genome shotgun sequence genome encodes the following:
- the PCGF2 gene encoding polycomb group RING finger protein 2 isoform X1, translating to MSHDNPGRSCCNMHRTTRIKITELNPHLMCALCGGYFIDAATIVECLHSFCKTCIVRYLEANKYCPMCDAQVHKTRPLLSIRSDRTLQDVVYKLVPGLFTDEMKRRREFYATYPVAEVPNGSNEDRGEVPQRDGTQPTEDGIVSLSIEFYEGAREEKKGTIENGDLEKEKRNAVRFLRCPAAMTVMHLAKFLRNKMDVPSKYQVEVLYGDEPLRDYYTLMDIAYIYPWRRNGPLPLKYRVQPTCKRLKLPQPPTSECTNTSGASECESLSDKAHSPATLPRTPPSLPSPGTPPHGSPSPTTASAPHGASNCPPLPPSRCRKAAAHGPAGSALT from the exons GGCGGAGCTGCTGCAACATGCACAGGACCACCCGGATAAAGATCACGGAGCTGAACCCGCACCTGATGTGCGCTTTGTGCGGGGGGTATTTCATCGACGCCGCCACCATCGTTGAGTGCCTACACTCGT TCTGCAAGACCTGCATCGTGCGTTACCTGGAGGCCAACAAGTATTGCCCCATGTGCGACGCCCAGGTGCATAAAACCAGACCCCTCCTCAGCATCAG ATCAGACAGAACGCTGCAGGACGTCGTGTACAAATTGGTCCCGGGGCTGTTTACAG ATGAGATGAAGCGTCGCCGCGAATTCTATGCCACGTACCCCGTGGCTGAGG TGCCCAACGGCTCCAACGAGGACCGCGGGGAGGTTCCGCAGCGAGACGGGACGCAGCCGACGGAGGACGGCATCGTCAGTCTGTCCATTGAGTTCTACGAGGGAGCCAG agaggagaagaaagggacCATCGAGAACGGGGatctggagaaggagaag AGGAACGCGGTGCGGTTCCTGCGCTGCCCCGCGGCCATGACAGTGATGCACCTGGCCAAGTTCCTGCGCAATAAGATGGATGTGCCCAGCAAGTACCAG GTGGAGGTTCTCTATGGAGATGAACCCCTGAGGGATTACTACACACTGATGGACATCGCCTATATTTACCCTTGGAGGAGG AACGGCCCCCTGCCTCTCAAATACCGCGTCCAGCCGACCTGCAAACGCCTGAAGCTGCCGCAGCCGCCCACCTCGGAGTGCACCAACACCAGCGGCGCCTCCGAGTGTGAATCTCTCAGCGACAAAGCTCACAGCCCCGCCACGCTGCCCCGCACTCCAccctccctgcccagccccGGCACTCCGCCCCAcggctcccccagccccacaaccgCTTCTGCGCCCCATGGCGCTTCGAACTGCCCCCCTTTGCCCCCCTCCCGTTGCCGCAAAGCTGCAGCTCACGGCCCCGCGGGGTCTGCGCTGACCTAA
- the PCGF2 gene encoding polycomb group RING finger protein 2 isoform X2, with translation MRSRRSCCNMHRTTRIKITELNPHLMCALCGGYFIDAATIVECLHSFCKTCIVRYLEANKYCPMCDAQVHKTRPLLSIRSDRTLQDVVYKLVPGLFTDEMKRRREFYATYPVAEVPNGSNEDRGEVPQRDGTQPTEDGIVSLSIEFYEGAREEKKGTIENGDLEKEKRNAVRFLRCPAAMTVMHLAKFLRNKMDVPSKYQVEVLYGDEPLRDYYTLMDIAYIYPWRRNGPLPLKYRVQPTCKRLKLPQPPTSECTNTSGASECESLSDKAHSPATLPRTPPSLPSPGTPPHGSPSPTTASAPHGASNCPPLPPSRCRKAAAHGPAGSALT, from the exons GGCGGAGCTGCTGCAACATGCACAGGACCACCCGGATAAAGATCACGGAGCTGAACCCGCACCTGATGTGCGCTTTGTGCGGGGGGTATTTCATCGACGCCGCCACCATCGTTGAGTGCCTACACTCGT TCTGCAAGACCTGCATCGTGCGTTACCTGGAGGCCAACAAGTATTGCCCCATGTGCGACGCCCAGGTGCATAAAACCAGACCCCTCCTCAGCATCAG ATCAGACAGAACGCTGCAGGACGTCGTGTACAAATTGGTCCCGGGGCTGTTTACAG ATGAGATGAAGCGTCGCCGCGAATTCTATGCCACGTACCCCGTGGCTGAGG TGCCCAACGGCTCCAACGAGGACCGCGGGGAGGTTCCGCAGCGAGACGGGACGCAGCCGACGGAGGACGGCATCGTCAGTCTGTCCATTGAGTTCTACGAGGGAGCCAG agaggagaagaaagggacCATCGAGAACGGGGatctggagaaggagaag AGGAACGCGGTGCGGTTCCTGCGCTGCCCCGCGGCCATGACAGTGATGCACCTGGCCAAGTTCCTGCGCAATAAGATGGATGTGCCCAGCAAGTACCAG GTGGAGGTTCTCTATGGAGATGAACCCCTGAGGGATTACTACACACTGATGGACATCGCCTATATTTACCCTTGGAGGAGG AACGGCCCCCTGCCTCTCAAATACCGCGTCCAGCCGACCTGCAAACGCCTGAAGCTGCCGCAGCCGCCCACCTCGGAGTGCACCAACACCAGCGGCGCCTCCGAGTGTGAATCTCTCAGCGACAAAGCTCACAGCCCCGCCACGCTGCCCCGCACTCCAccctccctgcccagccccGGCACTCCGCCCCAcggctcccccagccccacaaccgCTTCTGCGCCCCATGGCGCTTCGAACTGCCCCCCTTTGCCCCCCTCCCGTTGCCGCAAAGCTGCAGCTCACGGCCCCGCGGGGTCTGCGCTGACCTAA
- the CISD3 gene encoding CDGSH iron-sulfur domain-containing protein 3, mitochondrial → MAAVRRGAAALVARLRAALSPRISFPYRVELKEGKKYAWCSCGHSRAQPFCDGSHRTLAPDKAPVRFTAEADGKVWLCACKRTRGPPRCDGSHLRLWEAGSGARR, encoded by the exons ATGGCGGCGGTGCGACGCGGGGCGGCCGCTCTCGTTGCTCGGCTGAGAGCTGCGCTTTCACCCCGCATCTCTTTCCCGTATCGCGTGGAGctgaaggaggggaagaaataCGCGTGGTGCTCGTGCGGGCACAGCAGGGCGCAG CCGTTCTGCGACGGCTCTCACCGCACTTTGGCTCCGGATAAAGCTCCGGTGCGTTTCACGGCGGAGGCGGATGGCAAAGTGTGGCTGTGTGCATGCAAAAGGACCCGAGGTCCCCCCCGGTGCGACGGCAGCCACCTACGGCTGTGGGAAGCGGGGAGCGGAGCCCGACGTTGA
- the PCGF2 gene encoding polycomb group RING finger protein 2 isoform X3, whose translation MHRTTRIKITELNPHLMCALCGGYFIDAATIVECLHSFCKTCIVRYLEANKYCPMCDAQVHKTRPLLSIRSDRTLQDVVYKLVPGLFTDEMKRRREFYATYPVAEVPNGSNEDRGEVPQRDGTQPTEDGIVSLSIEFYEGAREEKKGTIENGDLEKEKRNAVRFLRCPAAMTVMHLAKFLRNKMDVPSKYQVEVLYGDEPLRDYYTLMDIAYIYPWRRNGPLPLKYRVQPTCKRLKLPQPPTSECTNTSGASECESLSDKAHSPATLPRTPPSLPSPGTPPHGSPSPTTASAPHGASNCPPLPPSRCRKAAAHGPAGSALT comes from the exons ATGCACAGGACCACCCGGATAAAGATCACGGAGCTGAACCCGCACCTGATGTGCGCTTTGTGCGGGGGGTATTTCATCGACGCCGCCACCATCGTTGAGTGCCTACACTCGT TCTGCAAGACCTGCATCGTGCGTTACCTGGAGGCCAACAAGTATTGCCCCATGTGCGACGCCCAGGTGCATAAAACCAGACCCCTCCTCAGCATCAG ATCAGACAGAACGCTGCAGGACGTCGTGTACAAATTGGTCCCGGGGCTGTTTACAG ATGAGATGAAGCGTCGCCGCGAATTCTATGCCACGTACCCCGTGGCTGAGG TGCCCAACGGCTCCAACGAGGACCGCGGGGAGGTTCCGCAGCGAGACGGGACGCAGCCGACGGAGGACGGCATCGTCAGTCTGTCCATTGAGTTCTACGAGGGAGCCAG agaggagaagaaagggacCATCGAGAACGGGGatctggagaaggagaag AGGAACGCGGTGCGGTTCCTGCGCTGCCCCGCGGCCATGACAGTGATGCACCTGGCCAAGTTCCTGCGCAATAAGATGGATGTGCCCAGCAAGTACCAG GTGGAGGTTCTCTATGGAGATGAACCCCTGAGGGATTACTACACACTGATGGACATCGCCTATATTTACCCTTGGAGGAGG AACGGCCCCCTGCCTCTCAAATACCGCGTCCAGCCGACCTGCAAACGCCTGAAGCTGCCGCAGCCGCCCACCTCGGAGTGCACCAACACCAGCGGCGCCTCCGAGTGTGAATCTCTCAGCGACAAAGCTCACAGCCCCGCCACGCTGCCCCGCACTCCAccctccctgcccagccccGGCACTCCGCCCCAcggctcccccagccccacaaccgCTTCTGCGCCCCATGGCGCTTCGAACTGCCCCCCTTTGCCCCCCTCCCGTTGCCGCAAAGCTGCAGCTCACGGCCCCGCGGGGTCTGCGCTGACCTAA